The sequence ATGATGGTAATTATTTGATATAATAATTTTATATAAAAACCGATATCGCATAAAAAAGATTATACAAGTTGGACATCGGAGAATCCGGCATTAGGGAAATTGATTGGGAAATTTATGATCATTGGAGATACCGTTTTGTCGTCTTATATTTCCGAAAACGGTATATATTCCGGTACCGAAAGCTTGTTTAAAATTGATGAAAGTACATATCTGAACAGAGGTTTTGCGTTCAATGGGGAAAACAAGCTTTCATCATGGGAAGTCAAACTGGAACGTCTCTAGTCTTGTTGAATTTGTATATTCCGGGAGGAACAGCCGTGGAAGTCAGGATTGAAAGAGCAAAATTGGAGGATGCAGAATTGATACTGGAAGGGCAGAGAAAATGCTTTTTGACTTTATTAGAGAGGTATCAGGATCATGACCTTAACCCATGCAATGAGAAATTGGAAAGTATTCAAAAAAGCATTATTGAACATTATTTTTATAAAATCTTGGTAGACGGAAAATTTTCAGGGGCTGTATATGTACATGAGAATCCTGATAAGTTGCATATGAAATTACATACAATTTATGTATTGCCGGAATACCAGAATCTTGGTGTGGCTCAAAAAGCAATTGAATATGTTGAAAAAATACATAATTGTGCCGTGGAATGGGTTTTGGAAACTCCTCATGATTTAGAAAAAAATCATCATTTGTATGAAAAAATGGGGTATGTAAAGACCGGAAAGACTGAAAAGATAAATGACAGATTGACTATTGTGCATTTTAAAAAAGAGATAAGCAAATTGGATTGAAACTTTTTTCGAATTTAAGAAGAATAACTTCAGGTCAAACTAAAAGTACTTTAGCAGCACATATAATCTAGAAATAACGAAGATATTCCTTTTATACTTAACCTTTTCAAAAAATAAGGGAACTTAAAATATTCTATATTTTTGGGGGAATTATGGAGGTAATTGACAAACTTAAAAGCAAAAATATCAAAGTAACTGAAGTGGACAAATGGGGACCATATTTTCGTAAGAGATGGGAAGACAGCTTTGCCGGCCATATGAGCTATGATGAGAAAAAAGCCATATATCTGTACGACGATGACGGTGCCTGTGGTTTTCTTTGGCATATATTCAGTTATGAAAAGAGGAAATGTTTAAAAGGAGAAGAGGCCAAACGTGCATTTGATGTCGAGCGAAAAGATTTTTGCTATATTTTTTACCAACTTTCGGATGTTGTCCTGATACTCGAAAAAGCGTCCGGGCTTATTGCAAGTGACCTGGATACTGAATTTGATGTCTATGTTGCGGACAAAGAGTTTAACTGGACCTATGTAAAAACACATGAAGAAGAATATGGGCCTTACTTTTGCCGAAGGTGAAATCTTTGCTAAATTAAAACAAAATACCCGGGTGAAATACCCGGGTTAAATAATTTATATAACTTTTCAGATCAGTTAGGATTGGAGGGATTGTAATGATTTTCAATTGATTTGGTTTCAGGGTTTACTATTATTATTTCCTTGCCGAGCTTGACTATTTTGCTGACGGAATCTTTGGGTGCTTTATTGTCGGTGATGATGATATCGATTTGTTCGAGAGGGAACGAATTGCACAACGAATTAATTCCCCATTTGGAATAATCCAATAATAAAATACGTTTTTGAGCTATGGATGCAAGTGCCTTTTTTGTCGAAGTTAAAGATTGAGAATGTTCGAACGCGCCTCCCGGAACGCGGAAAGCCCTGCAAGACAAAAATGCAACATCAGCCTGGTACTGCTTCATAATGTCCGGATCAGCAAGAATAACGGAACGGTTTTTGTGATGAAGAAAACCTGTTGGAATTAAAACCTGTATGTTTTCATTATTGGATAAAGTCATTGAAGCTGTAAGGCTGGTTGTGATAACGGACAGATGGATGTTTTCGGGCAGTGTTTCAACTAACAGCTGGGTGGTGGTTCCGGAGTCGATACATATGGTTTGATACGGACGAATATATTTAAGTGCGGCAATGGCTATGGCTTCTTTTTCTTCTTTATGTTCTCCGATTTGAACATAGTAGTCTGTCGGCTGTGCAGGTTTTAAAAGAACTGCATAACCCCGCTCTCTTTTTACAAAATTCATTTCCTGCAACTTATCAAGATTGCGCCGTATGGTCATTTCAGTACAATTTAATTTTTCCGCAAGTTCTCTTATGGAAATGGTATTTTGCCTTTCCATAATCTCAATAATCTGTGAGTATCGATCTTTTTTCATTTATTCTTTTACCTCGCATCAAGTGAAAAATTTTAGAAAATCTGATTATTTTGTATGTAAATATTATAAAATCACATTTTAATTATATAATATCAAATTAAATAATACAACCTAAATTGTGCCATGATATTTTAAAAAGAACGTTAAATTTTCGAATAAAATAAATAAAATTATGGTTTAACGTAAAAAAACAAAACATTAAATGTTCGAAATAAAAAATAAAATGTTTGACAAAGAACATAAAGTATGATTTAATATAATTGAAGATAAAAAATTGAATAGGAAGGGAGAATATGAATAATTTTTACGTTCTCAGCATAGATCAGAGCACTCAAGGGACTAAAGCGGTTATTCTAAACGACTCTGGAATTATTCAAGCAAGACATGATCTCCCACATAAGCAAATCATAAATGAAAATGGATGGGTTTCCCATGATCCGGAAGAAATCTATGAAAATGTAATTAAGACCGTGAAAATGGTAGTGGAAAAAGCAGGCATAGATAAAAACCGGATTCTTTGCGTGGGAATTTCAAACCAGAGAGAGACAACAGTCGTATGGGACAAGAAAACAGGCAAGCCTCTTTGCAATGCAATTGTTTGGCAATGCAACAGAGCAAAAGATATTTGTGAAAGAATAAAAAAGGCGGGATACGAGAATTGTATAGCCGCAAAATCGGGTTTAAAGCTTTCTCCGTATTATCCGGCCGGTAAGATGACATGGTTTATGGAGAATGTTCCGGATGTAGACAAAAAAGCAGATGACGGAGATGCGGCTTTTGGAACAATAGATAGCTGGCTTGTTTATAAACTGACAAAGGGAAAAAGTTATAAAACCGATTATTCAAATGCCAGTCGTACCCAGCTTTTAAATTTAACCACACTGAAGTGGGATGAACAACTCTGCGACATATTTGGAATACCGGTTAAAGCACTTCCTGAGATTTGTGATTCAAATTCAGTGTTTGGCGAAACTGATTTTGAAGGTTATCTTGAAAAGCCCATTCCAATCTGCGGGGTACTTGGGGATTCCCATGGTGCGTTGTTTGGACACAACTGCAGAAAAGAAGGTTCGATAAAAGTTACTTATGGAACAGGCTCATCCGTTATGCTAAACACGGGCAACATACCGATTTTCAGCAAACATGGATTATCCACCTCTCTTGCCTGGGTAATCGACGGAAAAGCTTCTTATGTTCTCGAAGGCAATATTAACTATACCGGTGCGGTTATTTCATGGCTTAAAGATGCTCTTGGATTGATTCAGTCTGCGAAAGAAACGGCTGAGTTGTCAAAAAGGGCAAACCCAAATGATGGAACTTATTTGGTTCCCGCATTTACCGGTTTGGGGGCTCCGTACTGGAAAAGCGAAGCCAAGGCGATCATTGCCGGAATGAGCCGTTCGACCGGCAAAGCAGAGCTGGTGAAAGCGGCTAATGAATCTATTGCTTATCAAATTAATGATGTTATTTTGGCAATGCGAAAAGATACGGGGTTGGAAATTTCGGAATTGTGTGTTGACGGAGGACCGACCAGGGATGATTATCTGATGCAGTTCCAGAGCGATATTTCTGATGCAGATATTAAAATACCCAATATTGAGGAGCTTTCTGCAACAGGAGCGGCTTTTCTGGCCGGAATGTCAGCCAATCTGTATGATGACACCGTGTATAATGCCATATCATATCGATTTTACCATTCCAAAATGAATTCTCAAGTACGCAATGAAAAAGTTGATGGTTGGAAAGCAGCAGTAAATATGCTTTTAAGCAAGGAGTGATATTAATGAAACTTACGGCGGAACACAAAAAGAGACTCTTGATCCAGGCTGCGGACATACGGACAAAAACTGCGGAGTTGGTATATCACGGTAATGGAGGGCATATTGGCGGAGACCTTTCGGAGATTGATATACTGACTGTTTTATATGATTATATGAAACATGATCCGAAGAATCCGGACTGGGACGAAAGAGACTATTTTATTCTGAGCAAGGGCCATGCAGCCGAGGCATACTATGTTTTGTTGCATGAATACGGCTACATAGACAAAAGCGATTTAGATGCTTTTGGTAGCTTTCAGGCAAAATTGGGAGGACACCCTACAAAAAAAATAAAAGGCGTGGAGGCAAATACGGGTTCTCTTGGCCATGGACTCGGTCTTGCGACAGGTATGGCACTGGCTTTGAAAATGAGCAAGAAAAATAACAGAGTCTTTGTACTGACAGGAGACGGAGAACTTGCGGAAGGCAGCAATTGGGAAGCGGCAATGGCAGCGTCAAAATTCAAGCTTAAAAATCTGACATGGATTATTGACCGCAACTATTTGCAGATCAGCGGAAATACAGAAGATATTATGCCGCTGGAAAATCTCAAACAGAAGACAGAGGCATTTGGGTTTCATACCCTTGTTATAAATGGCCACGATCTTGATGAAATCAGGGAGGCACTGGAGATTCAGGATCCTGATGGAAGACCAATGTGTATTATTGCCAATACCATCAAAGGAAAAGGCCTTTACTGTGCAGAGAATAAAGCGGAATGGCACCATAAAACACCCAGTGCGGAACAGATTGAGCAAATGAAAAGGGACATGTCAATGTATAAAAGGAGTTTGATATGATGGCAAGAGAAGCATGTAGAGAAGCTTTCTCCAAAAGAATATTGGAAGAGGCGAAAAAAGACAGAGATATTGTGGTTATATGCACAGATTCCAGAGGTTCAGCGTCTCTTGGAAGCTATCCTGAAGAGTTGCCGGAACAATTTGTGGAACTGGGAATTGCAGAGCAAAATGCCGTAACGATGGCGGCCGGAATGGCTTCGGTAGGGAAAAAGGCATATGTTGTCGGTCCGGCAAGCTTTTACAGCATGCGTGCCGCCGAACAGGTGAAGGTGGATGTGGCATATTCCCATAACAATGTCAAAATAATCGGCATCAGCGGAGGGATCAGCTATGGAGCTTTAGGAGCTACACATCATTCATTGCAGGATATTGCGCTCATGAGAGCAATCCCCGGGCTTATTGTGGAGGTTCCTTCCGACGCCAATCAGATGAGGGCGTTGGTCGGCAAATTCTTAAGCATCGATGATCCGGTATATGTGCGCATCGGACGCGGACCGGTACCGGTAATATACAATGAAAATTGTGATGTAGAGATAGGAAAAGCAATTACATGGTTTGACGGTACAGATGCAGCAATTATAGCATGCGGGCAAATGGTTTGGCGTGCATTGGAAGCAGCAAAAGAGCTGGAAAAAGAGGGTATCCATGTTACCGTTGTGGACATGCATACAATTAAACCTTTGGATGAAGAGACAATTCTTTCTGTGGCTGAAAAATGCGGATGTGTATTGACCTTGGAAGAACACAGCATTTATGGCGGCCTTGGCGGTGCAGTGGCGGAAGTGCTTAAAACACAGACAAAAGCTTCCCTCATGATTGTAGGAATTCCGGATGAAGATGTTCCAAATGGAACTGATGAGGAAGTATTTAGCTACTACGGAATGGATGTGCCTGGAATTGTACTGAAAGTAAAAGAACTTATTGAAAAAAAGAAATAGGGATTCGCAAACCGCAAACAATTCGCAAGCTACAGTACCTTACAGAGAAAATTAATCTATCGCCAGACGGAGGTAAAAGAATGAAAGGAAAAATGAAGGTTTGTGTGTTGACAGGCAAAGAAAAGCTGGAGTGGGTAGAACGCGATATTCCACAGCCGGGAAGGGGGGAATTGCAGATCAAGCTGAAACATGTGGGCGTGTGCGGTTCAGACTTACATTTTTACAAAGAAGGACGTCTTGCAAACTGGGAACTTGACGGACCGCTGGCATTGGGACATGAACCCGGAGGAATTGTATCAGCCATAGGTGAAGGTGTTGAAGGCTTTGAGATTGGTGACAAGGTGGCATTGGAACCGGGAGTGCCGTGCGGTGAATGTGAAGACTGTAGAAAAGGACATTACAATTTGTGCAAACATATCAAATTTATGGCCATTCCTCATGAAAAAGACGGTGTGTTTGCCGAGTACTGCGTTCATAGTGCAAGCATGTGCTACAAACTGCCTGAGAATGTTGACACAATGGAAGGTGGCCTTATGGAACCGCTTTCTGTTGCGCTTCATGCTACTGAACTGTCAAACGCTAAAATAGGCGAAACAGCTATTGTTTTAGGAAGTGGCTGCATTGGTTTGTGCACAGTTATGGCTCTTAAGGCACGGGGAGTAAGTGAAATTTATGTTACTGATGTGGTGGACAAGAGGCTTGAGAAGGCACTTGAAGTCGGAGCAACCCGGGTATTTAACAGTCAGAGGGAAGACATTGTGGAGTTTGCAAAAACTCTGCCCGGCGGCGGTGCGGATCAGGTTTACGAATGTGCGGGAAGCCGTGTGACAACTCTGCAGACATGCAAACTGATCAAACGTGCCGGAAAAGTCACATTGGTTGGTGTGTCACCGGAGCCTGTTTTGGAACTGGATATCGCCACTTTGAACGCAATGGAAGGTACCGTATATTCCGTATATCGTTACAGAAATATGTATCCTATTGCAATAGCAGCCGTGTCTTCAGGAGTAATTCCGCTTAAGAAAATTGTATCCCATGTGTTCGATTTTAAGGATTGCATAGAGGCGATTGAATACAGTACAAATCACAAGGATGAAGTTATAAAATCTGTTATTAAATTTTAAATGCCCGAAGGCAATACGTGAATAAATTGCTTCAAGTCTGACGGCGTAATGCTGCGGAAAACGTATTGGATGTTTTAAAAATCTACAAGTTAATTACCAGAACTATTCTGGTAAAAATAAAAAACTTGAACACAAAATAAATGTTGTGTTCAGGAAAATAATTATGTGAGGTGTATAAAAGTATGTTAAAGTTAAAAAAAGTAATAGCTCTTCTTGTTACAACAATGCTTGTTTTATCCGTGTTAGTTGGATGTGGAAACAATACAACCAACAATAACAGCGGCACAAGCGGACCAAGTACAAACAGCGGAACAAGCGGATCGGGCACAAACAGTGGTACTACGTCGAACAATGTAACCGGAAAAACCGATTTGGCTGACACCAATTTTGACACAAGCTATACGCCAAAGAGAACATCATACAAGATTTACTGCACATACAAGAATATTCATGCCTGGTATGATGCTATCAAATGCGGTATTGATGCTGCTGTAAAAGAGCTGGCAGAAAAAGGCGTTACAGTAGATTATGAATGGTATGGACCTGCCCAGCCGGATGCCGTTGACCAGGTAAATTCCATTGAGACTGCAATCGGACAAGG comes from Acetivibrio thermocellus ATCC 27405 and encodes:
- a CDS encoding GNAT family N-acetyltransferase codes for the protein MEVRIERAKLEDAELILEGQRKCFLTLLERYQDHDLNPCNEKLESIQKSIIEHYFYKILVDGKFSGAVYVHENPDKLHMKLHTIYVLPEYQNLGVAQKAIEYVEKIHNCAVEWVLETPHDLEKNHHLYEKMGYVKTGKTEKINDRLTIVHFKKEISKLD
- a CDS encoding DUF4275 family protein, which gives rise to MEVIDKLKSKNIKVTEVDKWGPYFRKRWEDSFAGHMSYDEKKAIYLYDDDGACGFLWHIFSYEKRKCLKGEEAKRAFDVERKDFCYIFYQLSDVVLILEKASGLIASDLDTEFDVYVADKEFNWTYVKTHEEEYGPYFCRR
- a CDS encoding DeoR/GlpR family DNA-binding transcription regulator, giving the protein MKKDRYSQIIEIMERQNTISIRELAEKLNCTEMTIRRNLDKLQEMNFVKRERGYAVLLKPAQPTDYYVQIGEHKEEKEAIAIAALKYIRPYQTICIDSGTTTQLLVETLPENIHLSVITTSLTASMTLSNNENIQVLIPTGFLHHKNRSVILADPDIMKQYQADVAFLSCRAFRVPGGAFEHSQSLTSTKKALASIAQKRILLLDYSKWGINSLCNSFPLEQIDIIITDNKAPKDSVSKIVKLGKEIIIVNPETKSIENHYNPSNPN
- a CDS encoding FGGY-family carbohydrate kinase, with product MNNFYVLSIDQSTQGTKAVILNDSGIIQARHDLPHKQIINENGWVSHDPEEIYENVIKTVKMVVEKAGIDKNRILCVGISNQRETTVVWDKKTGKPLCNAIVWQCNRAKDICERIKKAGYENCIAAKSGLKLSPYYPAGKMTWFMENVPDVDKKADDGDAAFGTIDSWLVYKLTKGKSYKTDYSNASRTQLLNLTTLKWDEQLCDIFGIPVKALPEICDSNSVFGETDFEGYLEKPIPICGVLGDSHGALFGHNCRKEGSIKVTYGTGSSVMLNTGNIPIFSKHGLSTSLAWVIDGKASYVLEGNINYTGAVISWLKDALGLIQSAKETAELSKRANPNDGTYLVPAFTGLGAPYWKSEAKAIIAGMSRSTGKAELVKAANESIAYQINDVILAMRKDTGLEISELCVDGGPTRDDYLMQFQSDISDADIKIPNIEELSATGAAFLAGMSANLYDDTVYNAISYRFYHSKMNSQVRNEKVDGWKAAVNMLLSKE
- a CDS encoding transketolase → MKLTAEHKKRLLIQAADIRTKTAELVYHGNGGHIGGDLSEIDILTVLYDYMKHDPKNPDWDERDYFILSKGHAAEAYYVLLHEYGYIDKSDLDAFGSFQAKLGGHPTKKIKGVEANTGSLGHGLGLATGMALALKMSKKNNRVFVLTGDGELAEGSNWEAAMAASKFKLKNLTWIIDRNYLQISGNTEDIMPLENLKQKTEAFGFHTLVINGHDLDEIREALEIQDPDGRPMCIIANTIKGKGLYCAENKAEWHHKTPSAEQIEQMKRDMSMYKRSLI
- a CDS encoding transketolase family protein, which produces MMAREACREAFSKRILEEAKKDRDIVVICTDSRGSASLGSYPEELPEQFVELGIAEQNAVTMAAGMASVGKKAYVVGPASFYSMRAAEQVKVDVAYSHNNVKIIGISGGISYGALGATHHSLQDIALMRAIPGLIVEVPSDANQMRALVGKFLSIDDPVYVRIGRGPVPVIYNENCDVEIGKAITWFDGTDAAIIACGQMVWRALEAAKELEKEGIHVTVVDMHTIKPLDEETILSVAEKCGCVLTLEEHSIYGGLGGAVAEVLKTQTKASLMIVGIPDEDVPNGTDEEVFSYYGMDVPGIVLKVKELIEKKK
- a CDS encoding NAD(P)-dependent alcohol dehydrogenase, which codes for MKGKMKVCVLTGKEKLEWVERDIPQPGRGELQIKLKHVGVCGSDLHFYKEGRLANWELDGPLALGHEPGGIVSAIGEGVEGFEIGDKVALEPGVPCGECEDCRKGHYNLCKHIKFMAIPHEKDGVFAEYCVHSASMCYKLPENVDTMEGGLMEPLSVALHATELSNAKIGETAIVLGSGCIGLCTVMALKARGVSEIYVTDVVDKRLEKALEVGATRVFNSQREDIVEFAKTLPGGGADQVYECAGSRVTTLQTCKLIKRAGKVTLVGVSPEPVLELDIATLNAMEGTVYSVYRYRNMYPIAIAAVSSGVIPLKKIVSHVFDFKDCIEAIEYSTNHKDEVIKSVIKF